From one Lotus japonicus ecotype B-129 chromosome 3, LjGifu_v1.2 genomic stretch:
- the LOC130746963 gene encoding diacylglycerol kinase 5, producing the protein MASDFLNNFKIPDYIFVPESKVDNDGGHVPQCPVLVFVNSKSGGQLGGDLLQTCRTVLNQKQVFDLGEHAPDKVLRTIYANLERLKIRGDEFAVKIMERLKLIVAGGDGTAGWLLGVVCDLKLSHPPPIATVPLGTGNNLPFAFGWGKRNPGTDRSSVEAFLGQVLKAKEMKIDNWHILMRMRAPKEGTCDPIPPLELPHSLHAFHRVSEADELNMEGCHTFRGGFWNYFSMGMDAQVSYAFHSERKMNPEKFKNQLTNQSTYLKLGCTQGWFFASLSQPASRNTGQLTKVKFMKRHGQWEDLDIPPSIRSIVCLNLPSFSGGLNPWGTPNRKKQRDRDLTPPYVDDGLLEIVGFRNAWHGLVMLAPNGHGTRLAQAHRIRFEFRKGAADHTFMRIDGEPWKQPLPVDDDTVVVEISHHGQVNMLATHICKSKSVYDPSSPHHDDEEDDSEDEEDSLAEEFRKFGAADTFKIPDEVDLSQLS; encoded by the exons ATGGCTTCTGACTTCTTGAACAACTTTAAGATTCCTGATTACATTTTTGTACCTGAGTCCAAGGTTGACAACGATGGTGGACATGTACCTCAATGTCCGGTGCTGGTTTTTGTCAACTCCAAGAGTGGTGGTCAGCTCGGAGGGGACCTTTTACAAACATGCCGTACGGTTCTTAATCAAAAACAG GTTTTTGATTTGGGGGAACATGCTCCTGATAAGGTGCTGAGGACAATCTATGCTAATTTGGAAAGACTTAAGATCCGAGGCGATGAGTTTGCTGTAAAGATCATGGAGAGGTTGAAGTTAATT GTTGCAGGAGGAGATGGAACAGCAGGTTGGCTGCTTGGAGTTGTTTGTGATCTCAAATTATCTCATCCGCCACCGATAGCTACTGTTCCATTGGGCACGGGGAATAACCTACCTTTCGCGTTTGGTTGG GGTAAGAGGAACCCAGGGACAGATCGAAGCTCGGTTGAAGCATTCTTAGGTCAAGTCTTGAAAGCTAAGGAAATGAAGATAGACAA CTGGCATATTCTCATGAGGATGAGAGCTCCAAAAGAAGGTACCTGTGATCCGATTCCACCACTTGAGCTCCCACATTCTTTGCATGCCTTCCATCGTGTATCTGAAGCCGATGAGCTTAACATG GAAGGCTGCCACACTTTTCGTGGGGGATTTTGGAATTACTTTAGCATGG GAATGGATGCTCAAGTGTCTTACGCATTTCATTCTGAACGAAAGATGAATCCtgaaaaattcaaaaaccaGTTGACTAATCAG AGTACTTATCTTAAGCTTGGATGCACTCAAGGATGGTTTTTTGCTTCTCTATCCCAACCTGCTTCCAG GAACACAGGACAACTTACAAAAGTAAAATTCATGAAAAGACATGGTCAATGGGAAGACTTGGACATTCCTCCCAG CATCCGGTCAATTGTATGTCTTAACTTGCCCAGCTTTTCTGGTGGATTAAATCCATGGGGCACACCGAACAGGAAAAAGCAGCGTGAC AGAGATTTGACACCACCATATGTGGATGATGGGCTTCTAGAGATTGTTGGTTTTAGAAATGCGTGGCACGGGCTTGTTATGCTTGCTCCAAATGGTCATGGAACTCGTCTTGCTCAG GCACACAGAATCCGGTTTGAGTTTCGCAAAGGTGCGGCAGATCATACATTCATGAGGATCGATGGAGAACCATGGAAGCAACCTCTTCCAGTTGATGATGATACTGTTGTGGTAGAGATTTCTCACCATGGCCAGGTTAACATGCTTGCCACTCATATTTGCAAGTCTAAAAGTGTGTATGACCCGTCATCTCCACATCATGATGATGAGGAAGATGAcagtgaagatgaagaagattctTTAGCTGAGGAATTTCGGAAGTTTGGTGCAGCAGATACATTTAAAATCCCAGATGAGGTTGATCTTTCTCAACTTAGTTAG
- the LOC130746965 gene encoding uncharacterized GPI-anchored protein At4g28100, whose amino-acid sequence MQSFTSILTFFSSPLLFLLLLLLLPPPHFSHAGLLSQPVEPGDYPSPNTVPAFPVQTQAQTCRLDLSDELFGGVKAACGKNLDRSRCCPVLAAWLFAAHARSALEITADAPAPAASGDLPMMPDDSQKCVNSLQDSLLSRNIRIPQPNATCDAILCFCGIRLHQISSLSCPAAFNVSTTHRNATPTAAVHNLEKNCRNASYAGCTKCLSALQKVKGFKNETRVKGGSDRAKKMFSRDCQLMGLTWLLAKNKTAYIPTVSAVLRAMMYSAHPHESKCSPDQENMPLAVDSLQFESGIATSWPSNFWVTLLPLIILLSLV is encoded by the exons ATGCAATCATTCACTTCCATTCTCACTTTCTTCTCTTCACCACTTCTCTTCCTCCTGCTACTCCTGCtcctaccaccaccacacttTTCACATGCCGGTTTACTCTCCCAACCGGTCGAACCAGGCGACTACCCTTCCCCCAACACAGTCCCCGCATTCCCGGTCCAAACCCAAGCTCAAACCTGCCGCCTCGACCTCTCCGACGAGCTCTTCGGCGGCGTCAAAGCCGCCTGCGGGAAGAATCTCGACCGAAGCCGCTGCTGCCCCGTCCTCGCAGCATGGCTGTTCGCCGCACACGCACGCTCAGCTCTAGAAATCACCGCCGACGCTCCAGCGCCGGCGGCCTCCGGCGACCTCCCGATGATGCCAGACGACTCACAGAAATGCGTTAACTCGCTGCAAGACTCGCTTCTCAGCCGCAACATCCGGATCCCTCAGCCCAACGCTACATGCGACGCGATTCTCTGCTTCTGCGGCATCCGGCTCCACCAGATTAGCTCGCTATCTTGCCCTGCCGCGTTTAACGTTTCCACCACCCACCGGAACGCCACCCCAACCGCCGCCGTTCACAACCTGGAAAAAAACTGTCGTAATGCTTCCTACGCTGGTTGCACCAAATGCCTCAGTGCCCTACAAAAG GTGAAGGGTTTTAAGAATGAGACTAGGGTGAAAGGAGGGAGTGATAGAGCGAAGAAGATGTTCAGCCGTGATTGCCAGCTGATGGGTCTGACGTGGTTGCTAGCGAAGAACAAAACGGCGTACATACCCACCGTTTCGGCGGTGCTGCGTGCAATGATGTACAGTGCGCACCCGCATGAGTCCAAGTGTAGTCCTGACCAAGAGAACATGCCGCTAGCCGTTGATTCTCTTCAGTTCGAGAGTGGCATTGCGACATCGTGGCCGTCCAATTTTTGGGTTACGCTTTTGCCCTTAATCATTCTGCTATCTCTTGTTTGA
- the LOC130744939 gene encoding putative F-box protein At1g65770 translates to MAPLTLPYLILPSDFVEAEDGTYTTDRIIFNVSENKLFKWTNMFKEHEAGAWCAGSSHGWLFMLDTRGCPFLLNPSSSKCFYLAPFSKAFMESSAGITHSCFVENSLKTFVTKVALMCSPSPSQHTVAILFSYPGKLAFCIKPSTWVELTGGKGSYLDIVFQDTYLYALTEDGTVEIWNFLQQVPTMVADFKPTMDSNDEEEGEFLGDGFSWKMYLVISEGELLLVKRFLGDFVNAAGEVVYEGYQSPDGGDEICPYKTKDFVVYKLDPLSENKWEKKGSLGDRVLFLGTNESVSRSANELQGCEANSIYFTDDRWEEMNGDYSYGGHDWGVFSLQDKIFKTLAECPNKLDPPPVWIV, encoded by the coding sequence ATGGCTCCCCTCACTTTGCCCTATCTGATCCTTCCCTCCGATTTCGTTGAAGCTGAAGATGGCACATACACAACTGATCGTATCATATTCAACGTGTCGGAGAACAAGCTCTTCAAGTGGACCAACATGTTCAAGGAACATGAAGCTGGTGCCTGGTGTGCCGGTTCCTCTCATGGATGGCTGTTCATGTTGGACACCAGAGGTTGTCCTTTTCTTCTGAACCCATCTTCCTCCAAATGCTTTTATTTGGCACCATTTTCTAAGGCATTCATGGAAAGTTCTGCTGGAATCACACACTCTTGCTTCGTCGAAAACTCGCTCAAAACATTCGTGACTAAAGTAGCACTGATGTGCTCTCCCTCTCCATCGCAGCATACAGTCGCGATATTGTTCAGTTACCCAGGCAAGCTGGCCTTCTGTATCAAACCTTCAACATGGGTTGAACTCACTGGTGGTAAGGGCAGTTACCTTGACATTGTGTTTCAGGACACCTATCTTTATGCCCTGACTGAAGATGGAACGGTTGAAATCTGGAATTTTCTTCAACAAGTTCCAACAATGGTTGCAGATTTCAAACCGACCATGGATAGCAATGATGAAGAAGAGGGAGAGTTTTTGGGAGACGGGTTTTCATGGAAAATGTATTTGGTGATATCGGAAGGAGAGCTGTTGCTGGTGAAAAGGTTTCTTGGAGATTTTGTCAACGCCGCTGGTGAAGTCGTGTATGAAGGGTACCAGTCACCAGATGGCGGTGATGAAATCTGCCCATATAAAACCAAGGACTTTGTGGTGTATAAGCTTGACCCACTTTCTGAAAACAAGTGGGAGAAGAAGGGTTCTTTGGGTGATCGAGTTCTGTTTCTTGGTACTAATGAGTCTGTGTCGAGGTCTGCCAATGAGCTTCAAGGATGTGAAGCCAACTCGATTTACTTCACAGATGACAGGTGGGAAGAGATGAATGGGGACTACTCATATGGTGGGCATGATTGGGGTGTTTTCAGCCTTCAAGATAAAATTTTCAAGACCCTTGCTGAGTGCCCAAATAAGTTGGATCCTCCACCTGTTTGGATTGTTTAA
- the LOC130744940 gene encoding uncharacterized protein LOC130744940 has protein sequence MAAILAPYAILPSINEPDNDVHRSIFNVFGNSCYERRNMFQDNVGAWCVGSSHDWLILLDTEGCPFLLNPASSISIDLPPFSDSMMPHARVNHSYYVESLLKSFVFKAVLVGSPSPLEYTLVIMYSYPCKLAFCTNKSSTWVEFSDSEHYYSDIVSYINYLFALTKDGSIQGWNFNGQIPSKVFKSKPDGDNIDEEEEEREFPREKFSSQTYLVISAREFLLVKRFVGNFVNADGQVVYEGYDDDGGEICPYQTKCFFVYTLDFQENKWVKKGCLGDRALFVGANESTIVAARAGCEANSIYFTDDRWEEMSLDYSYGGHDWGVFSLQDRSVRLLAPRTNKMDPPPVWMVPTPLRLS, from the coding sequence ATGGCTGCCATCCTTGCTCCCTATGCGATACTTCCTTCCATCAATGAACCAGACAATGATGTTCATCGTAGCATCTTCAATGTGTTTGGGAACAGCTGCTATGAGAGGAGGAACATGTTCCAAGACAATGTTGGTGCTTGGTGTGTTGGCTCTTCCCATGATTGGCTCATTCTCTTAGACACCGAAGGTTGTCCTTTTCTTCTCAATCCCGCTTCGTCCATCTCCATTGACTTACCACCTTTTTCTGACTCAATGATGCCCCATGCAAGAGTCAATCACTCATATTATGTTGAGTCCCTGCTGAAATCCTTTGTGTTCAAAGCAGTGTTAGTGGGCTCTCCCTCCCCTTTGGAATACACCCTTGTGATAATGTATAGTTATCCGTGCAAACTCGCCTTTTGTACTAATAAATCTTCAACATGGGTCGAATTCTCTGACTCTGAGCACTATTATTCCGACATTGTCTCGTACATCAATTATCTCTTTGCTCTCACAAAAGATGGGTCGATTCAGGGATGGAATTTCAATGGCCAAATTCCGTCGAAGGTCTTCAAGAGTAAACCGGATGGGGATAATatagatgaagaggaagaagaaagagaattcCCTAGGGAAAAGTTCTCGTCGCAAACATATTTGGTGATATCAGCAAGAGAGTTTTTGCTGGTCAAAAGATTTGTCGGAAATTTTGTCAATGCTGATGGTCAAGTGGTGTACGAAGgatatgatgatgatggtggtgaaATTTGCCCTTACCAGACTAAGTGCTTTTTTGTGTATACACTCGACTTTCAAGAGAATAAGTGGGTGAAGAAGGGTTGTTTGGGTGATCGGGCTTTGTTTGTTGGTGCCAATGAGTCTACTATTGTGGCTGCGCGAGCAGGATGTGAAGCAAACTCAATTTACTTCACGGATGATAGGTGGGAAGAGATGAGTTTGGACTACTCATATGGTGGGCATGATTGGGGTGTTTTCAGCCTTCAAGATAGAAGTGTTAGGCTCCTTGCTCCGCGCACAAATAAGATGGATCCACCACCTGTTTGGATGGTTCCAACTCCACTTCGTTTATCGTGA
- the LOC130746966 gene encoding uncharacterized protein LOC130746966 isoform X1 has translation MWHMCPVGEPSRPFAIQLVLIDAGVFIFYHLNDYLFLQTFEVIVYSQVYYCLQGQKIEASIRQTMAHHLLSSSFSRFLKRACSELESGGHGFQAGGGIFFTAVRKVIFALHLCCLQRLHLQNFSDEKKTLYIVSQAM, from the exons ATGTGGCATATGTGTCCAGTAGGTGAACCATCTAGGCCATTTGCAATTCAGCTGGTTCTCATTGATGCTGGGGTTTTTATCTTTTATCACTTGAATGACTACCTATTTTTGCAAACTTTTGAAGTTATTGTTTACTCCCAAGTTTATTATTGTTTGCAGGGTCAGAAGATTGAAGCAAGCATTAGGCAAACAATGGCTCACCAcctgctttcttcttctttttccagattCTTAAAGAGAGCTTGCTCGGAGTTGGAAAGTGGTGGCCATGGCTTTCAGGCAGGAGGAGGCATATTCTTCACCGCTGTGAGGAAAGTGATTTTCGCACTACATTTGTGCTGCTTGCAACGATTGCATTTGCAGAACTTTTCTGATGAG AAGAAAACGCTTTATATAGTCTCCCAAG CTATGTGA
- the LOC130746966 gene encoding uncharacterized protein LOC130746966 isoform X2, which yields MWHMCPVGEPSRPFAIQLVLIDAGVFIFYHLNDYLFLQTFEVIVYSQVYYCLQGQKIEASIRQTMAHHLLSSSFSRFLKRACSELESGGHGFQAGGGIFFTAVRKVIFALHLCCLQRLHLQNFSDETLECSCFEA from the exons ATGTGGCATATGTGTCCAGTAGGTGAACCATCTAGGCCATTTGCAATTCAGCTGGTTCTCATTGATGCTGGGGTTTTTATCTTTTATCACTTGAATGACTACCTATTTTTGCAAACTTTTGAAGTTATTGTTTACTCCCAAGTTTATTATTGTTTGCAGGGTCAGAAGATTGAAGCAAGCATTAGGCAAACAATGGCTCACCAcctgctttcttcttctttttccagattCTTAAAGAGAGCTTGCTCGGAGTTGGAAAGTGGTGGCCATGGCTTTCAGGCAGGAGGAGGCATATTCTTCACCGCTGTGAGGAAAGTGATTTTCGCACTACATTTGTGCTGCTTGCAACGATTGCATTTGCAGAACTTTTCTGATGAG ACTCTAGAGTGCTCATGTTTTGAAGCTTAA
- the LOC130742937 gene encoding equilibrative nucleotide transporter 3-like isoform X3 → MVNSDPPERIEGKYAAIVVCWLLGNGCLFAWNSMLTIVDYYTDLFPKYHPSRVLTLVYQPFAFGTLAILAYKEAKINTRIRNLFGFTLFFIGTLSVLILDLATSGKGGFGTFIGICIISAAFGIADAYAQGGMVGDLCYMLPEFIQSFLAGAAASGALTSVLRLITKAAFENSKGGLRKGAIMFFVISTFFELLCVMLYAFVFPKLPIVKYYRSKAASEGSKTVSADLAAGGILTSPRGDIEDGTQLERKGKMQLLQENFDYALDLFLTHVLTLSIFPGFLSEDTGSHSLGTWYALVLITMYNVCDLIGRYIPLLKTLKLESRKLITATTICRFLLVPAFYFTAKYGSQGWMIMLTCFLGISNGYLTVCVLTSAPKGYKGPEQNALGNLLVLFLVGGILAGVALDWLWLIGKGW, encoded by the exons ATGGTCAATAGTGACCCTCCTGAACGTATTGAG GGAAAATATGCTGCAATAGTTGTGTGCTGGCTTCTTGGCAATGGGTGTCTTTTCGCGTGGAACAGCATGCTGACCATAGTAGATTACTATACTGACTTGTTTCCG AAGTACCATCCCTCTAGGGTGCTTACTCTTGTATACCAGCCATTCGCATTCGGAACACTAGCAATACTTGCTTACAAAGAGGCAAAAATCAATACAAGGATAAGGAACCTATTTGGATTTACTCTCTTTTTCATAGGCACTCTGTCAGTGTTAATT TTGGATTTGGCAACATCTGGTAAAGGAGGGTTTGGGACTTTCATTGGCATATGCATAATCAGTGCTGCATTTGGAATAGCAGATGCTTATGCTCAAGGGGGAATGGTGGGAGATTTGTGCtacatgcttccagaattcatTCAG TCTTTCCTTGCTGGTGCTGCAGCTTCAGGAGCCTTAACTTCTGTTTTAAGGTTAATCACAAAAGCAGCATTTGAGAATTCCAAGGGTGGACTCCGCAAAGGAGCCA TTATGTTCTTTGTCATATCAACATTCTTTGAGCTGCTTTGTGTAATGCTCTATGCGTTTGTGTTTCCTAAACTACCAATTGTGAAGTACTACCGTTCAAAAGCAGCATCTGAAGGATCCAAAACTGTCTCAGCCGACCTGGCAGCAGGTGGCATCCTGACCTCACCTAGAGGA GATATAGAAGATGGAACACAGCTTGAGCGCAAAGGAAAGATGCAGTTGTTACAGGAAAACTTTGATTATGCACTTGATTTATTCCTAACACATGTGCTAACACTGTCTATATTCCCTGGATTCTTATCAGAAGACACTGGATCACACAGTTTAGGCACTTG gtatgctcttgttttaattaCTATGTATAATGTGTGTGATCTGATAGGAAGATATATTCCACTCTTGAAAACCCTCAAGTTGGAGTCTCGAAAGCTGATCACAGCAACAACCATTTGTCGTTTTTTACTTGTACCAGCATTTTATTTCACTGCTAAGTATGGTTCCCAAGGGTGGATGATAATGTTGACATGTTTCTTGGGGATATCCAATGGTTACCTCACTGTCTGTGTTCTCACTTCTGCTCCCAAAGGTTACAAG GGACCAGAACAAAATGCCTTGGGAAACTTGTTGGTATTGTTTCTTGTTGGTGGTATTTTGGCAGGGGTAGCACTTGATTGGTTGTGGTTAATTGGTAAAGGGTGGTGA
- the LOC130742937 gene encoding equilibrative nucleotide transporter 3-like isoform X2, translating into MLCFLISILWHSQGKYAAIVVCWLLGNGCLFAWNSMLTIVDYYTDLFPKYHPSRVLTLVYQPFAFGTLAILAYKEAKINTRIRNLFGFTLFFIGTLSVLILDLATSGKGGFGTFIGICIISAAFGIADAYAQGGMVGDLCYMLPEFIQSFLAGAAASGALTSVLRLITKAAFENSKGGLRKGAIMFFVISTFFELLCVMLYAFVFPKLPIVKYYRSKAASEGSKTVSADLAAGGILTSPRGDIEDGTQLERKGKMQLLQENFDYALDLFLTHVLTLSIFPGFLSEDTGSHSLGTWYALVLITMYNVCDLIGRYIPLLKTLKLESRKLITATTICRFLLVPAFYFTAKYGSQGWMIMLTCFLGISNGYLTVCVLTSAPKGYKGPEQNALGNLLVLFLVGGILAGVALDWLWLIGKGW; encoded by the exons ATGCTTTGTTTCTTAATTTCAATTCTTTGGCATTCACAGGGAAAATATGCTGCAATAGTTGTGTGCTGGCTTCTTGGCAATGGGTGTCTTTTCGCGTGGAACAGCATGCTGACCATAGTAGATTACTATACTGACTTGTTTCCG AAGTACCATCCCTCTAGGGTGCTTACTCTTGTATACCAGCCATTCGCATTCGGAACACTAGCAATACTTGCTTACAAAGAGGCAAAAATCAATACAAGGATAAGGAACCTATTTGGATTTACTCTCTTTTTCATAGGCACTCTGTCAGTGTTAATT TTGGATTTGGCAACATCTGGTAAAGGAGGGTTTGGGACTTTCATTGGCATATGCATAATCAGTGCTGCATTTGGAATAGCAGATGCTTATGCTCAAGGGGGAATGGTGGGAGATTTGTGCtacatgcttccagaattcatTCAG TCTTTCCTTGCTGGTGCTGCAGCTTCAGGAGCCTTAACTTCTGTTTTAAGGTTAATCACAAAAGCAGCATTTGAGAATTCCAAGGGTGGACTCCGCAAAGGAGCCA TTATGTTCTTTGTCATATCAACATTCTTTGAGCTGCTTTGTGTAATGCTCTATGCGTTTGTGTTTCCTAAACTACCAATTGTGAAGTACTACCGTTCAAAAGCAGCATCTGAAGGATCCAAAACTGTCTCAGCCGACCTGGCAGCAGGTGGCATCCTGACCTCACCTAGAGGA GATATAGAAGATGGAACACAGCTTGAGCGCAAAGGAAAGATGCAGTTGTTACAGGAAAACTTTGATTATGCACTTGATTTATTCCTAACACATGTGCTAACACTGTCTATATTCCCTGGATTCTTATCAGAAGACACTGGATCACACAGTTTAGGCACTTG gtatgctcttgttttaattaCTATGTATAATGTGTGTGATCTGATAGGAAGATATATTCCACTCTTGAAAACCCTCAAGTTGGAGTCTCGAAAGCTGATCACAGCAACAACCATTTGTCGTTTTTTACTTGTACCAGCATTTTATTTCACTGCTAAGTATGGTTCCCAAGGGTGGATGATAATGTTGACATGTTTCTTGGGGATATCCAATGGTTACCTCACTGTCTGTGTTCTCACTTCTGCTCCCAAAGGTTACAAG GGACCAGAACAAAATGCCTTGGGAAACTTGTTGGTATTGTTTCTTGTTGGTGGTATTTTGGCAGGGGTAGCACTTGATTGGTTGTGGTTAATTGGTAAAGGGTGGTGA
- the LOC130742937 gene encoding equilibrative nucleotide transporter 3-like isoform X4 encodes MVNSDPPERIEGKYAAIVVCWLLGNGCLFAWNSMLTIVDYYTDLFPKYHPSRVLTLVYQPFAFGTLAILAYKEAKINTRIRNLFGFTLFFIGTLSVLILDLATSGKGGFGTFIGICIISAAFGIADAYAQGGMVGDLCYMLPEFIQSFLAGAAASGALTSVLRLITKAAFENSKGGLRKGAIMFFVISTFFELLCVMLYAFVFPKLPIVKYYRSKAASEGSKTVSADLAAGGILTSPRGDIEDGTQLERKGKMQLLQENFDYALDLFLTHVLTLSIFPGFLSEDTGSHSLGTWYALVLITMYNVCDLIGRYIPLLKTLKLESRKLITATTICRFLLVPAFYFTAKYGSQGWMIMLTCFLGISNGYLTVCVLTSAPKGYKLLL; translated from the exons ATGGTCAATAGTGACCCTCCTGAACGTATTGAG GGAAAATATGCTGCAATAGTTGTGTGCTGGCTTCTTGGCAATGGGTGTCTTTTCGCGTGGAACAGCATGCTGACCATAGTAGATTACTATACTGACTTGTTTCCG AAGTACCATCCCTCTAGGGTGCTTACTCTTGTATACCAGCCATTCGCATTCGGAACACTAGCAATACTTGCTTACAAAGAGGCAAAAATCAATACAAGGATAAGGAACCTATTTGGATTTACTCTCTTTTTCATAGGCACTCTGTCAGTGTTAATT TTGGATTTGGCAACATCTGGTAAAGGAGGGTTTGGGACTTTCATTGGCATATGCATAATCAGTGCTGCATTTGGAATAGCAGATGCTTATGCTCAAGGGGGAATGGTGGGAGATTTGTGCtacatgcttccagaattcatTCAG TCTTTCCTTGCTGGTGCTGCAGCTTCAGGAGCCTTAACTTCTGTTTTAAGGTTAATCACAAAAGCAGCATTTGAGAATTCCAAGGGTGGACTCCGCAAAGGAGCCA TTATGTTCTTTGTCATATCAACATTCTTTGAGCTGCTTTGTGTAATGCTCTATGCGTTTGTGTTTCCTAAACTACCAATTGTGAAGTACTACCGTTCAAAAGCAGCATCTGAAGGATCCAAAACTGTCTCAGCCGACCTGGCAGCAGGTGGCATCCTGACCTCACCTAGAGGA GATATAGAAGATGGAACACAGCTTGAGCGCAAAGGAAAGATGCAGTTGTTACAGGAAAACTTTGATTATGCACTTGATTTATTCCTAACACATGTGCTAACACTGTCTATATTCCCTGGATTCTTATCAGAAGACACTGGATCACACAGTTTAGGCACTTG gtatgctcttgttttaattaCTATGTATAATGTGTGTGATCTGATAGGAAGATATATTCCACTCTTGAAAACCCTCAAGTTGGAGTCTCGAAAGCTGATCACAGCAACAACCATTTGTCGTTTTTTACTTGTACCAGCATTTTATTTCACTGCTAAGTATGGTTCCCAAGGGTGGATGATAATGTTGACATGTTTCTTGGGGATATCCAATGGTTACCTCACTGTCTGTGTTCTCACTTCTGCTCCCAAAGGTTACAAG ttACTTTTGTAG
- the LOC130742937 gene encoding equilibrative nucleotide transporter 3-like isoform X1, with product MVNSDPPERIEGKYAAIVVCWLLGNGCLFAWNSMLTIVDYYTDLFPKYHPSRVLTLVYQPFAFGTLAILAYKEAKINTRIRNLFGFTLFFIGTLSVLILDLATSGKGGFGTFIGICIISAAFGIADAYAQGGMVGDLCYMLPEFIQSFLAGAAASGALTSVLRLITKAAFENSKGGLRKGAIMFFVISTFFELLCVMLYAFVFPKLPIVKYYRSKAASEGSKTVSADLAAGGILTSPRGDIEDGTQLERKGKMQLLQENFDYALDLFLTHVLTLSIFPGFLSEDTGSHSLGTWYALVLITMYNVCDLIGRYIPLLKTLKLESRKLITATTICRFLLVPAFYFTAKYGSQGWMIMLTCFLGISNGYLTVCVLTSAPKGYKVGHVKVLSNQNFLLLKAIQIFGSLILFFPVFFFAKLLL from the exons ATGGTCAATAGTGACCCTCCTGAACGTATTGAG GGAAAATATGCTGCAATAGTTGTGTGCTGGCTTCTTGGCAATGGGTGTCTTTTCGCGTGGAACAGCATGCTGACCATAGTAGATTACTATACTGACTTGTTTCCG AAGTACCATCCCTCTAGGGTGCTTACTCTTGTATACCAGCCATTCGCATTCGGAACACTAGCAATACTTGCTTACAAAGAGGCAAAAATCAATACAAGGATAAGGAACCTATTTGGATTTACTCTCTTTTTCATAGGCACTCTGTCAGTGTTAATT TTGGATTTGGCAACATCTGGTAAAGGAGGGTTTGGGACTTTCATTGGCATATGCATAATCAGTGCTGCATTTGGAATAGCAGATGCTTATGCTCAAGGGGGAATGGTGGGAGATTTGTGCtacatgcttccagaattcatTCAG TCTTTCCTTGCTGGTGCTGCAGCTTCAGGAGCCTTAACTTCTGTTTTAAGGTTAATCACAAAAGCAGCATTTGAGAATTCCAAGGGTGGACTCCGCAAAGGAGCCA TTATGTTCTTTGTCATATCAACATTCTTTGAGCTGCTTTGTGTAATGCTCTATGCGTTTGTGTTTCCTAAACTACCAATTGTGAAGTACTACCGTTCAAAAGCAGCATCTGAAGGATCCAAAACTGTCTCAGCCGACCTGGCAGCAGGTGGCATCCTGACCTCACCTAGAGGA GATATAGAAGATGGAACACAGCTTGAGCGCAAAGGAAAGATGCAGTTGTTACAGGAAAACTTTGATTATGCACTTGATTTATTCCTAACACATGTGCTAACACTGTCTATATTCCCTGGATTCTTATCAGAAGACACTGGATCACACAGTTTAGGCACTTG gtatgctcttgttttaattaCTATGTATAATGTGTGTGATCTGATAGGAAGATATATTCCACTCTTGAAAACCCTCAAGTTGGAGTCTCGAAAGCTGATCACAGCAACAACCATTTGTCGTTTTTTACTTGTACCAGCATTTTATTTCACTGCTAAGTATGGTTCCCAAGGGTGGATGATAATGTTGACATGTTTCTTGGGGATATCCAATGGTTACCTCACTGTCTGTGTTCTCACTTCTGCTCCCAAAGGTTACAAGGTTGGTCATGTTAAAGTGTTAAGCAATCAGAACTTTCTGTTGCTTAAAGCTATTCAAATATTTGGTTCATTAATATTGTTttttcctgtttttttttttgcaaagttACTTTTGTAG